TTCAAGTTCCTTTCCAATGCCGACCTCGTGGGTCATTGGGAGGTCCTCAAGATCGAGCCCTTCCTGATCGTGTGGATCCTTTGTGCGATCGGTCTCGCCTTGTATCTATTCGGAAAATTGAAATTCCCCCACGATAGTCCACTCAAGAAGATCTCGGCTGTGAGAATGATATTGGGATTGGCATCCGTGGCCTTTGCAATCTACTTGATCTCCGGATTCAGATACAATGAGAAGACCGAGACCTTCACCTCATTGGAATTATTGAGTGGATTGGCCCCTCCCGTGGGCTATAGTTTCATCTATCCGAGTGAGTGCCCGCATGCTTTGGAATGTTTCCACGATTTCGATGAAGGTATGGCCTATGCGCAGAGTACGGGTAAACCCGTTCTTCTCGATTTTACCGGATATGCCTGTGTGAATTGCAGGAAGATGGAAGAGCATGTCTGGCCCGAACCCGAGATCATGGACATGATCAAAGACGAGTATGTGCTCGTGTCCCTCTATGTGGATGACAGCAAGGAATTGCCTGAAGAAGAGCAGGTGGAGTACACCTTGAAGAATGGGAAGACCCGCACGCTGAAGACCTATGGCAATAAATGGAGCACCTTGCAAGCGGAGACCTTCAACATCAATTCACAGCCATTCTACGTGCTCTTGAGCCCAGAAGGCACGCTTCTCAACAATCCGGTTCCCTATACTCCCGATAAAGAGGAGTATGCCAACTTCCTGCGGTGTGGCTTGGATGCTCATCAGCAGTTGGCCCAAGGGCGCTGAGATTTGCTTTTCTTTGGCATCATGCCAGAACAGATCAGAGCATATCTGGAAGAATCCCAAGAGGCCCTTCAACGCTTTCTCAAAGAAGAACACAACCTCCAAGCCATCTATGACGCGGGAGAATTGATGGCCTCGGCCATTGAGGGCGGTGGTAAGATCATCTCCTGTGGTAACGGGGGCTCCATGAGTGATGCGATGCATTTTGCAGAGGAATTGACCGGTCGGTTCAGGAACGATCGACCCAGCTATGCGGCCATTGCGATCTCTGACCCTTCCTACTTGAGTTGTGTAGCCAATGACTATGGCTATGAGAATGTATTCTCGCGCTTTATCGAAGGGATGGGACAGCAAGGCGATGTGCTTCTGGCCATCAGTACTTCAGGCAATTCGTCCAATGTCATCCAAGCCGCTGAGGTGGCCAAGCAGAAGGGCATGCATGTGGTAGGATTGACCGGAAGGAGTGGCGGTGACCTGGCCGATCTCTGCGATGTGGAGATACGGGCTCCACGTACGGAGTTTGCCGATCATGCACAGGAGATCCATATCAAAGCCATCCATTGTTTGATCATGCAGATCGAGTCTGCCTTAGGTGGTCAGGAATAAGGGTGGAGGATTCAGGTCAAGGCTTTGTATATTCACGAAGAACTAGACGACCAGACCATGAACGAGACTTTTGAGCACATCCTCATCCCTTTTGACAATTCTGAATCAGCCCGCGTAGCACTACGCACGGCCGTCAACCTCTCTCAGCGATTCGATGCACGATTGACCATGGTCTGCGTCAATTCAGATGATGACCTCGAACGCAAGGTCAAGAAGATCATCGAGAAGATCAAGCGTAGGACGGATAAGGATGTGATCTATATCCGACCCAGTGGTCGGGTCTTTTCAGAGGTGGTGGATGCGGCCAAGTCCCTAGGTTCCGATCTCATCATCATGGGTACCCACGGTACGAGTGGGGTACAGGATTTCTTTATTGGATCCAATGCCTATCGGGTGGTATCATCCAGCCCGGTGCCTGTGCTCACGATGCGTGAGAGTTTTATCAAGGACAGTTTCGACCGTATCGTCATTCCCATGGATGACTCTTCAGAATCCAGACAGAAGATCCCTATGGTGAAGAAGATGGCCAGCTATTTCCAATCACGGGTCTATGTGTTGGCGACCAGTAAATGGGACGATGAGGACACCCAGAATCGCGTTACCCGATACAGCGAACAGGCCGTGGAGATGCTTACCGAACAAGGCATCGAGTGTAAAATGAGTTCGCATTTCGGAG
The Flavobacteriales bacterium DNA segment above includes these coding regions:
- the lpcA gene encoding D-sedoheptulose 7-phosphate isomerase: MMPEQIRAYLEESQEALQRFLKEEHNLQAIYDAGELMASAIEGGGKIISCGNGGSMSDAMHFAEELTGRFRNDRPSYAAIAISDPSYLSCVANDYGYENVFSRFIEGMGQQGDVLLAISTSGNSSNVIQAAEVAKQKGMHVVGLTGRSGGDLADLCDVEIRAPRTEFADHAQEIHIKAIHCLIMQIESALGGQE
- a CDS encoding universal stress protein produces the protein MNETFEHILIPFDNSESARVALRTAVNLSQRFDARLTMVCVNSDDDLERKVKKIIEKIKRRTDKDVIYIRPSGRVFSEVVDAAKSLGSDLIIMGTHGTSGVQDFFIGSNAYRVVSSSPVPVLTMRESFIKDSFDRIVIPMDDSSESRQKIPMVKKMASYFQSRVYVLATSKWDDEDTQNRVTRYSEQAVEMLTEQGIECKMSSHFGGNIANATMDYGDKVGADLIIAMSETEPAAGFFMGANAQRLVNHSEIPILTIHAEEVLKGITGY